Proteins from a genomic interval of Sphingobacterium sp. SYP-B4668:
- a CDS encoding glucosamine-6-phosphate deaminase, with amino-acid sequence MDLLNLSVSTSRTQMGAAAAADVAARIVQLLEKQEEVSVIFAAAPSQLELYRALIDTDVDWSRVNAFHMDEYVGLSEDSPQSFRRYLKEHFFDMLPFRSVHLLRGEADDATEECIRYGQLLEEYSPDLVCLGIGENCHLAFNDPPVANFKDPVKVKRVSLDDTCRQQQVNDGCFPSFDAVPAEALTLTIPTLFEIPYLYCVVPGPSKAQAVKWTLEEPVSERFPSTILRKHPNTTLYLDQDSASLIANG; translated from the coding sequence ATGGATTTATTGAATTTAAGCGTATCGACAAGCCGAACGCAAATGGGAGCTGCTGCAGCAGCTGATGTGGCAGCTCGCATCGTACAATTGTTGGAGAAACAGGAGGAGGTCTCTGTTATTTTTGCAGCAGCACCCTCGCAATTGGAACTTTATCGAGCACTCATCGATACTGATGTGGATTGGAGTCGAGTCAATGCCTTTCATATGGACGAATATGTGGGACTCAGTGAGGATAGCCCACAAAGCTTCAGAAGGTATCTGAAAGAGCATTTCTTTGACATGCTCCCCTTCCGCAGCGTACACTTACTTAGAGGAGAGGCTGATGACGCAACAGAAGAGTGTATACGATATGGACAGCTTCTAGAGGAATATAGTCCTGACTTAGTCTGCCTAGGTATTGGTGAAAATTGTCATTTGGCATTTAATGATCCCCCTGTTGCTAATTTTAAGGACCCCGTAAAAGTGAAACGGGTTAGCTTGGATGACACTTGTCGGCAACAACAGGTCAATGATGGCTGTTTTCCGTCTTTTGATGCTGTACCAGCGGAAGCATTGACTTTGACTATACCAACTTTATTTGAAATACCTTATTTATACTGTGTAGTGCCAGGTCCAAGTAAAGCACAGGCTGTAAAATGGACACTGGAAGAGCCAGTAAGCGAACGTTTTCCATCGACGATATTGAGAAAGCATCCTAATACTACACTGTATTTAGATCAAGATAGTGCGAGTTTGATTGCAAATGGTTAA
- a CDS encoding SusC/RagA family TonB-linked outer membrane protein: protein MKTKLFKTTCFLLSLLVTPAFVSLSHASAPDGRIGHAQQQLRGNVVDEAGAPLAGVSIKVKNSNLGTSSDNQGNFELNNVARGAVLDISYLGYVTQEVVIQDYTPKSIVLLVKQDALDEVVVVGYGTQKKKELTGSISSIKSTDLEKVAATSFTGAIQGKVPGVTITQTTGAPGGAASVRIRGVGTTGGNQPLYVIDGFPVGGGGVAINGSSDNVDGMAIVNPNDIESVEILKDAAAASIYGARAANGVILITTKRGKDGVATAEVNAYTGIQSLWKQPKFLNAEQFATLANELYTNSKMAPNPEWSNPAGLGVGTNWIDEVFRSAPIHNIDLSITGGNQKVKSALSLGYRDQQGTIIETRNRRYTGRANVDVNVNEKLKVGGSMAFSYIDGKGQRNEDFRLGIFNLAQQFYPTLGREDVVSGSSAYYSTQGDNPYLRAKSLDNFVRNMRLYGNAFAEYEIVHGLKFRSSLGLDFASVRNHSWEPKVQRGFYSNPEASLTENQSQGLNWLIENTLNYNKDFGDHRISAVVGQSAQKNTNDWMTVVARGFQNESLQVINGSSDANRKATGTGSVYSLASYLGRVNYNYRDRYLFSASIRRDGSSNFGPARKWGNFPSVSAGWNISDESFFDNTGFVNSLKLRSSWGQLGNDAIGAFGYSSTLGIGRVVDNYILGTGQGLVTGAGMIRPGNESLKWETSEQLNFGADFTFLKSKGYATLEYYIKDTRDMLVSLPVSLEAGFESAPSVNGGKIRNSGFEFLVGYASGGEFKYDVSINMSTLRNEVLSLGAGNPISGPIVGFTSMNSSYTQVGQPIGYFRGYVVDGIYQTDAEVNKSFQPNASAGDFRFKDINGDNVLSDADRIMLGNPWPDMTYGLNMDFSYKGFDLNMLVQGVSGNEIFHVAKFTTYPMKYFGGSGVINASEDIMNRWTPENGGNSTPILKYTDLNGNYANLSSFYIEDGSYVRLRNLTLGYTLPGHIIEKTKVLKKLRMYVSAQNLFTLTKYSGFDPEIGATNPLASGVDDGVYPVPRTYMFGLKMAF from the coding sequence ATGAAGACAAAACTGTTTAAAACAACCTGTTTTTTGCTTTCACTTTTGGTTACTCCAGCTTTTGTGTCATTAAGTCATGCTAGTGCTCCCGACGGACGGATAGGGCATGCTCAGCAACAGCTACGGGGTAATGTAGTCGATGAAGCAGGGGCTCCACTAGCTGGGGTGTCCATTAAAGTGAAAAATTCGAATCTGGGTACATCTTCCGACAATCAAGGTAATTTTGAGCTGAACAATGTAGCGCGGGGAGCGGTATTGGATATCTCGTATTTGGGATATGTGACACAGGAGGTCGTGATTCAAGATTATACGCCTAAATCTATTGTGTTACTTGTCAAACAGGATGCATTGGATGAGGTCGTGGTGGTGGGCTATGGTACGCAAAAGAAAAAGGAACTCACGGGTTCTATTTCTTCTATCAAATCAACAGATTTGGAGAAGGTGGCTGCTACTTCTTTTACGGGAGCGATACAAGGGAAGGTTCCAGGGGTGACTATAACGCAGACTACGGGTGCTCCTGGTGGAGCTGCTTCAGTCCGGATAAGAGGGGTTGGAACCACGGGGGGGAATCAACCGCTTTACGTTATTGATGGATTTCCAGTGGGTGGGGGTGGAGTTGCGATTAATGGAAGTTCGGATAACGTAGATGGAATGGCAATCGTCAATCCTAATGATATTGAGTCTGTAGAGATTTTGAAAGATGCAGCAGCAGCCTCTATATACGGGGCTAGGGCGGCGAATGGTGTGATACTCATTACCACAAAAAGAGGTAAGGATGGAGTAGCGACTGCAGAGGTCAATGCTTACACAGGAATTCAGAGTTTGTGGAAACAACCAAAATTTTTGAATGCGGAGCAATTTGCAACTTTGGCCAACGAACTATATACAAACTCCAAAATGGCACCGAATCCAGAATGGTCAAATCCGGCGGGATTGGGTGTAGGTACGAATTGGATTGACGAGGTTTTTCGTTCGGCACCCATACACAATATCGATTTGTCGATAACCGGTGGCAACCAGAAGGTGAAAAGTGCGCTGTCCTTAGGATACCGGGATCAACAAGGAACTATCATCGAAACGCGCAATCGTCGATACACAGGGCGTGCCAACGTGGATGTAAATGTCAATGAAAAGTTGAAAGTGGGTGGGAGCATGGCTTTCTCTTATATTGACGGTAAGGGACAACGTAATGAAGATTTTCGATTGGGAATATTTAATTTGGCGCAACAGTTTTATCCGACCTTGGGAAGAGAAGATGTGGTGTCTGGCTCCTCTGCCTATTATTCCACACAGGGAGATAATCCTTATCTAAGGGCTAAATCACTAGATAATTTTGTGCGTAATATGCGGTTGTATGGTAATGCTTTTGCAGAATACGAAATTGTCCATGGTTTGAAGTTTAGGTCGAGCTTGGGCTTGGACTTCGCTTCCGTACGAAATCACTCTTGGGAACCGAAAGTGCAACGTGGATTTTATAGTAATCCTGAAGCATCCTTGACCGAAAATCAATCACAAGGGCTGAATTGGTTGATTGAAAATACGCTGAACTATAATAAAGATTTTGGAGATCATCGCATTTCGGCTGTTGTGGGGCAATCCGCTCAGAAGAATACAAATGATTGGATGACAGTAGTGGCACGAGGTTTCCAGAATGAATCTTTACAGGTCATTAATGGGAGTTCGGATGCTAATCGTAAAGCGACTGGGACAGGCTCGGTTTATTCCTTGGCGTCCTATCTGGGTAGGGTCAATTACAATTATAGAGACCGTTATCTATTTTCGGCAAGTATTCGAAGAGATGGTTCTTCAAATTTTGGTCCGGCAAGAAAGTGGGGTAACTTCCCTTCCGTATCTGCCGGTTGGAATATTTCGGATGAGTCATTTTTTGACAATACTGGATTTGTCAATAGTTTAAAATTAAGGTCGAGTTGGGGGCAATTAGGTAACGATGCTATTGGAGCATTCGGATATTCGAGTACGCTAGGGATTGGCCGTGTGGTGGACAATTACATCCTGGGAACAGGTCAGGGCTTAGTAACTGGTGCTGGTATGATTCGACCTGGAAACGAAAGCTTAAAATGGGAAACCAGTGAACAGTTGAATTTTGGAGCTGATTTTACTTTTCTAAAAAGCAAGGGGTATGCGACATTGGAATATTACATAAAAGACACTCGAGATATGTTGGTGAGCTTGCCTGTGTCTTTGGAAGCTGGGTTTGAAAGTGCACCATCAGTAAATGGGGGCAAGATAAGAAATTCGGGTTTTGAATTTTTAGTTGGATATGCTAGTGGGGGCGAGTTCAAGTATGATGTCAGTATCAATATGTCGACATTGCGTAACGAAGTCCTATCATTGGGCGCTGGAAATCCGATCAGTGGCCCTATAGTTGGCTTTACGAGTATGAATAGTTCGTATACGCAAGTCGGGCAACCTATTGGATACTTTAGAGGTTATGTGGTTGATGGAATTTATCAGACTGATGCAGAGGTGAACAAATCTTTCCAACCGAATGCATCAGCCGGTGATTTTAGATTTAAGGATATCAATGGTGACAATGTTTTATCGGATGCAGACCGAATAATGCTAGGTAATCCTTGGCCAGATATGACCTATGGGCTCAATATGGATTTTTCGTATAAGGGGTTTGACCTCAATATGCTGGTGCAGGGAGTGTCAGGAAACGAAATATTTCACGTTGCCAAATTCACGACTTATCCTATGAAATACTTCGGCGGCAGTGGTGTAATAAATGCCTCTGAGGATATCATGAACAGGTGGACTCCTGAAAACGGAGGCAACAGTACTCCTATATTGAAATATACGGATTTGAATGGAAACTACGCCAACCTATCTTCTTTCTATATTGAAGACGGCTCTTATGTACGGTTGCGAAATCTTACTTTGGGATATACACTTCCTGGGCATATTATTGAGAAAACAAAGGTGCTAAAAAAGCTGAGAATGTATGTGTCCGCTCAAAACCTATTTACCCTCACGAAATATTCGGGGTTTGATCCTGAAATTGGAGCGACCAATCCACTGGCTAGTGGGGTAGATGACGGCGTGTATCCTGTTCCAAGGACCTACATGTTTGGACTTAAAATGGCTTTTTAA
- a CDS encoding Gfo/Idh/MocA family protein — translation MNNLNRKEFLGVGALTFFSLLTPEITFGMPQDVGKKIGIIGLDTSHSVAFAKAINADPAKYKGYYVAMAYPYGSKTIASSFERIPKYIEEIKTYGVEIAESIQDLLTKVDAVMLETNDGRLHLAQAEEVLKAKKIVFIDKPLAASYKDAAAIFDLAKKYDVPFFSSSSLRYITGMAEVLSGKYGKVLGADVYSPASLESSHPDFFWYGIHGVEILFTAMGIGCKTISRTHTADADTIVGVWEDGRIGTVRGTRKGKAEFGGTIFCEKGAVKLGEFVGYNPLLDQIVNFFDTRKVPFDPRETLEICAFIQAADVSKVRNGQAVELKSITQ, via the coding sequence ATGAATAATTTGAATCGTAAAGAATTTTTGGGAGTAGGTGCCCTGACATTCTTCTCTCTTTTAACACCGGAGATAACATTTGGCATGCCCCAAGATGTTGGTAAAAAGATTGGTATAATCGGATTGGACACCTCCCATTCGGTAGCATTTGCCAAAGCTATAAATGCCGACCCAGCTAAGTATAAAGGATATTATGTAGCAATGGCCTACCCTTACGGTTCAAAGACTATAGCTTCTTCCTTTGAGCGTATTCCTAAATATATTGAAGAGATTAAAACATATGGTGTAGAAATTGCCGAGTCCATACAGGATTTGTTGACCAAGGTAGATGCTGTAATGTTGGAAACAAATGATGGGAGATTGCATCTCGCACAAGCCGAAGAAGTACTAAAGGCGAAGAAAATCGTCTTTATTGATAAGCCTCTGGCAGCATCTTATAAAGACGCTGCTGCGATATTTGATTTGGCTAAGAAATACGATGTGCCATTTTTTTCGTCTTCATCCTTACGATATATTACAGGGATGGCCGAGGTGTTGAGTGGTAAATATGGCAAAGTGTTGGGCGCGGATGTCTATTCGCCTGCCAGTCTCGAAAGTAGTCACCCAGATTTTTTTTGGTACGGTATACATGGTGTGGAGATTTTATTCACGGCGATGGGTATCGGCTGTAAAACAATCAGCCGTACACACACGGCTGATGCGGATACAATCGTAGGTGTATGGGAGGATGGTCGTATAGGCACAGTAAGAGGAACGAGAAAGGGAAAGGCGGAGTTTGGCGGAACTATATTCTGCGAAAAGGGTGCTGTTAAACTGGGTGAGTTTGTCGGTTATAATCCTCTTTTGGATCAAATAGTGAATTTTTTTGACACAAGGAAAGTCCCTTTTGACCCACGCGAGACTTTGGAGATCTGCGCATTTATCCAAGCGGCTGATGTGAGTAAAGTCAGAAATGGACAAGCAGTCGAACTTAAATCAATCACGCAATAA
- a CDS encoding LacI family DNA-binding transcriptional regulator, with protein sequence MEENSGLNGVREIARRANVSIATVDRVLHKRGGVALKTKQKIEDIIKEMDYKPNMLAQRLASKRVYRFAVLIPMQSQETEYWKLPLDGINSALEEVKMFGVEVVRYLFNLDDRTSFKRQADRILGDRIDGVIIAPTFINEAMEFTRRCAERKISFVFINSDIPFVTPLSYIGPDLYQSGRMAGNIAHYLIKDQGSVLVLNISKELDATYHLIKKTEGFEDYLVEQDFKQQIHKLSLSQTDYESVRLELERFLQHNEVDLIFVTNSRLFIIAQYIKEKRLDIRLIGYDYLQSNLAYLEEGYIDFIISQQPVKQGFIALQTLCDYFISGDDVVKLHHMPIDVLTKENYKYYKL encoded by the coding sequence ATGGAAGAGAATTCAGGATTAAATGGAGTCCGTGAGATTGCCCGACGCGCCAACGTATCAATAGCAACAGTAGATCGAGTATTGCACAAGAGGGGTGGGGTCGCTCTGAAAACCAAACAGAAGATAGAGGATATCATCAAAGAGATGGATTATAAGCCTAATATGCTTGCCCAGCGGCTAGCCTCTAAACGGGTCTATCGTTTTGCGGTTTTGATACCTATGCAATCCCAAGAGACCGAATATTGGAAACTTCCGTTGGATGGTATCAATTCTGCGTTGGAAGAGGTCAAGATGTTTGGGGTGGAGGTGGTCCGTTATTTGTTTAATCTGGATGATCGTACATCTTTCAAACGGCAGGCTGACCGTATCTTAGGGGATAGGATAGATGGTGTGATTATTGCGCCGACCTTTATTAATGAGGCTATGGAATTCACCCGACGATGCGCTGAACGCAAGATAAGTTTTGTATTTATCAATTCGGATATCCCTTTTGTGACTCCGCTGAGCTATATCGGTCCCGATCTGTACCAATCGGGTAGGATGGCGGGCAATATTGCGCATTACCTTATTAAGGATCAAGGATCGGTACTTGTGCTCAATATTTCTAAGGAGCTCGATGCAACCTATCATCTCATTAAAAAGACAGAGGGCTTTGAGGATTATCTTGTTGAGCAGGATTTCAAACAACAGATACATAAACTTTCTCTGAGTCAGACGGACTACGAATCCGTCAGGCTGGAGTTGGAGCGTTTTCTTCAACATAATGAAGTTGATTTGATATTTGTAACGAATTCGAGACTCTTTATCATCGCACAGTACATCAAAGAAAAGCGATTAGATATTCGATTAATTGGATATGATTATTTACAAAGTAACCTTGCTTACTTAGAAGAAGGCTATATTGATTTTATTATTAGTCAGCAGCCCGTTAAGCAGGGATTTATTGCGTTGCAGACACTTTGTGATTACTTTATTTCAGGCGATGATGTCGTGAAACTACACCATATGCCAATTGATGTGTTGACCAAAGAAAACTATAAATATTACAAACTGTAA
- a CDS encoding putative oxidoreductase C-terminal domain-containing protein — MSLSSHAQEKKITFIVVQPQHFHAALTQKSMPPGVDENIYLYAASQNDVEGYLRLINQYNDRLLQPTSWKIKPHYGADFITAFERGPKADAVILAGNNGAKITYIEKSVNNGLHVFADKPLVINAEGYDKLVDIFHQTSLNNLIVYDMMTERFETKNQIIQRLIQNKNLSGGWKLDDGEPAIKFNSTHYFLKTVSGAPLIRPNWVFDTAQQGEGLVDVSTHYIDLVQWLVCHQETLDPQKDILFKESSRWNTVLSLSQYQKITGEKEFAYFLRPQVSDGDRLNVASNGILEYSLKGVPVEIKIQWHAESQHGEGDELLATYRTNNFTLTVQPDENGRSNIFIKPNNTTLTFERDLQKALNETGWDGLSLENNEGLLKIVIPEKHMLNHEEHFAKVVEQFLAYVKLRKLPDWEQSFMLSKYYLTTLALSKAKHINL; from the coding sequence ATGAGCCTTTCTTCCCACGCGCAGGAAAAAAAAATAACATTTATAGTGGTACAGCCTCAGCATTTTCATGCAGCGCTGACGCAGAAAAGTATGCCTCCAGGCGTGGATGAAAATATATACCTCTATGCAGCGAGTCAAAATGATGTGGAGGGTTACTTGCGGTTAATCAACCAATATAATGATAGATTACTGCAACCTACTTCTTGGAAAATAAAGCCCCACTACGGTGCAGATTTTATAACCGCCTTTGAGCGAGGTCCGAAAGCGGATGCAGTTATCTTAGCAGGCAATAATGGAGCGAAAATAACATATATCGAAAAGTCAGTCAATAACGGGTTGCATGTGTTTGCTGACAAACCTTTGGTCATCAATGCTGAAGGGTATGACAAACTAGTGGATATCTTTCATCAGACGAGTTTAAATAATCTAATCGTCTACGACATGATGACTGAGCGATTCGAAACGAAAAACCAAATTATTCAGAGGCTTATACAAAATAAGAATCTATCTGGAGGATGGAAATTGGATGATGGCGAGCCCGCTATTAAGTTCAACAGCACACATTATTTTCTAAAAACAGTATCGGGGGCTCCTTTGATAAGACCCAATTGGGTCTTTGATACCGCTCAACAAGGAGAGGGATTGGTAGATGTGAGCACGCACTACATTGATTTGGTACAGTGGCTGGTCTGTCATCAAGAAACTTTAGATCCTCAGAAGGACATTTTGTTTAAGGAGTCAAGTCGCTGGAATACGGTTTTGTCTTTGTCACAGTATCAAAAAATAACCGGAGAAAAAGAATTTGCTTATTTTCTGAGACCTCAGGTCTCGGATGGGGATAGATTGAACGTCGCTTCGAATGGAATACTTGAATATTCCCTCAAAGGAGTACCAGTAGAAATCAAAATACAATGGCATGCCGAATCCCAACATGGAGAAGGAGACGAACTACTGGCGACTTATCGAACGAATAATTTTACTTTAACTGTTCAACCTGATGAAAATGGACGGAGCAACATTTTTATCAAACCGAATAACACAACCCTTACATTTGAAAGGGACTTGCAAAAGGCTTTAAATGAAACTGGATGGGATGGACTTAGTTTGGAGAATAACGAAGGTCTTCTGAAAATTGTCATTCCTGAAAAACATATGCTTAATCACGAAGAGCACTTTGCAAAAGTAGTCGAGCAATTCCTAGCCTATGTAAAACTGCGTAAATTACCTGATTGGGAGCAATCTTTTATGCTTTCAAAATATTATCTCACCACATTAGCTCTTTCGAAAGCCAAGCATATAAACCTGTAA
- a CDS encoding Gfo/Idh/MocA family protein, translating into MNKEMNSRREFLKKSILATGALSIGGVLPAFSAKSYNNIIGANERLRVSVMGVNSRGLALAENFASQPNSEVAHICDVDSRALQKCTKALSKFQKSIPKEYGDFRKSLESKDIDILVVAAPDHWHAPAAIMASQAGKHVYLEKPCSHNPNEGELLIQAVQRYGNVIQMGNQRRSWPNVVKAIGELHAGSIGEVYFAKTWYTNNRPSIGIGKEIVVPSWLNFDLWQGPAPRMKLKDNLLHYNWHWFWHWGTGEALNNGTHMVDLARWGLQVNYPTKVSSLGGRYAYKDDWETPDTQVINIEFGEDKLISWEGRSCNGYPIEGSTVGVMFYGKNGSLQIDGANSYKVYDLKGVLVREVKDDMPVNTASLTSPSQRLDAIHIQNLFSAIKNKEVLHSDIVSGHQSTLLVQLGNIAQRAGRVLNIDPTNGHILGDQPAMDSYWSRTYQAGWEVKV; encoded by the coding sequence ATGAATAAAGAAATGAATTCAAGAAGAGAGTTTTTAAAGAAATCAATACTGGCTACAGGCGCCTTGAGCATCGGTGGCGTATTGCCAGCATTTAGTGCCAAGAGCTACAACAACATTATAGGCGCGAATGAAAGACTCCGCGTTTCTGTAATGGGCGTCAACTCTAGAGGGTTGGCTCTTGCTGAAAATTTTGCTTCCCAACCCAATAGTGAGGTAGCCCATATTTGTGATGTAGATTCTCGTGCCCTTCAGAAATGTACAAAGGCACTGTCCAAATTTCAAAAATCAATACCAAAGGAATATGGGGATTTTAGAAAATCTCTTGAGAGTAAGGATATTGATATCTTGGTTGTAGCCGCTCCGGATCATTGGCATGCCCCAGCGGCTATTATGGCTTCCCAAGCGGGTAAACATGTTTACTTAGAGAAACCCTGTAGTCATAATCCAAATGAAGGTGAACTCTTGATCCAGGCCGTACAACGCTATGGAAACGTTATCCAGATGGGTAATCAGAGAAGGTCTTGGCCCAATGTCGTGAAAGCGATAGGAGAGCTGCACGCGGGTAGTATAGGTGAAGTATACTTTGCCAAAACCTGGTACACCAATAATAGACCATCAATAGGAATAGGTAAAGAAATAGTGGTACCTTCTTGGTTAAATTTTGACCTGTGGCAAGGCCCAGCACCAAGAATGAAATTGAAAGATAACTTACTGCATTATAACTGGCACTGGTTCTGGCATTGGGGTACGGGTGAAGCGTTAAACAATGGTACACATATGGTGGATTTGGCACGTTGGGGGCTGCAAGTCAACTATCCGACTAAGGTGAGCTCGTTAGGTGGGCGTTATGCTTATAAAGATGATTGGGAGACTCCGGATACACAGGTTATCAATATTGAATTTGGTGAAGACAAGCTCATTAGTTGGGAAGGGAGAAGTTGTAATGGGTATCCGATAGAAGGTTCCACAGTTGGCGTGATGTTTTATGGAAAGAATGGGTCATTGCAAATCGATGGTGCCAACTCCTATAAAGTATATGATCTCAAGGGAGTGTTGGTCAGGGAAGTGAAAGATGATATGCCGGTGAATACTGCTAGTCTGACTAGTCCCTCACAAAGATTAGATGCTATTCATATCCAAAATTTGTTTTCGGCGATCAAGAACAAGGAAGTTTTGCACTCGGATATTGTTAGTGGGCACCAAAGTACACTGTTAGTACAACTGGGCAATATTGCCCAGCGTGCAGGAAGGGTATTGAATATCGATCCCACGAATGGACATATACTTGGAGATCAGCCGGCTATGGACAGCTATTGGTCTAGGACTTATCAAGCCGGTTGGGAAGTTAAAGTTTAA
- the nagA gene encoding N-acetylglucosamine-6-phosphate deacetylase has protein sequence MNTYLISNVNIILLDRVQQGVVLVSAGKIAGIYSSEKEISLDLDEVSRVDGKGRYLSPGFIDIHIHGGGGADFMDGTVEAFLTIAETHATFGTTAMLPTTLTTTQEQLEKTLGCYEEACRRNSKGAQFLGMHLEGPYFAMEQRGAQDPRYIRDPDPQEYQAIIQRFPFIKRWSVAPELPGAVEMGEYLVKHNIIAAVAHSDALYEDVEKAHQVGYTLMTHFYSAMSSIKRVAGHRFAGVVEAGYLIDGFDLEIIADGVHLPKHLLQLISRFKSHDRIVLITDAMRAAGTQVDESILGPLVGGTKVIIEDGVAKLQDRTAFAGSIATCDLLVRVMRLLVELPLHTIVRMVTFNAARVLGISNQKGSIQMGMDADLILFDENIEVSWTMVQGNVIYNQL, from the coding sequence ATGAATACATATTTAATTTCTAATGTCAACATTATTCTGTTAGATCGGGTGCAACAGGGCGTTGTACTGGTCTCAGCAGGTAAGATTGCTGGCATATATAGTTCAGAAAAGGAAATCTCTCTGGATCTTGATGAAGTGAGTAGGGTGGATGGAAAGGGGAGATACCTATCTCCAGGATTTATCGATATCCATATTCATGGAGGCGGTGGTGCTGATTTTATGGATGGTACGGTGGAGGCCTTTTTGACGATAGCGGAGACACATGCCACTTTTGGGACAACAGCAATGTTGCCCACCACACTGACCACGACTCAAGAACAATTGGAAAAAACGCTTGGATGCTATGAGGAGGCGTGTAGACGCAATAGCAAAGGAGCCCAATTTTTGGGAATGCATTTGGAGGGACCTTATTTTGCCATGGAACAGAGAGGGGCCCAGGATCCACGTTATATTCGAGATCCCGATCCGCAGGAGTATCAGGCAATTATCCAACGTTTTCCATTTATAAAGAGATGGAGCGTTGCTCCTGAGCTTCCGGGGGCTGTGGAGATGGGAGAATATTTAGTTAAACATAATATCATAGCAGCAGTAGCTCATAGTGACGCTTTATATGAGGATGTGGAGAAAGCGCATCAAGTAGGATATACACTAATGACTCATTTTTACTCGGCGATGTCGTCCATAAAACGTGTAGCGGGACATCGATTTGCGGGAGTGGTAGAAGCAGGCTATCTAATCGATGGGTTCGATCTTGAAATCATCGCCGACGGTGTGCACTTACCTAAACACTTGTTGCAGTTGATCAGTAGGTTCAAATCACATGACCGAATCGTGCTGATTACAGATGCCATGCGGGCTGCAGGTACCCAGGTTGACGAAAGTATATTGGGACCATTGGTAGGAGGTACCAAGGTCATTATAGAAGACGGGGTAGCTAAATTGCAAGACAGGACAGCATTTGCGGGTAGTATAGCCACATGCGATCTATTGGTTAGGGTAATGCGGTTACTGGTGGAGTTGCCCCTGCATACTATTGTGCGGATGGTGACGTTTAATGCTGCCCGTGTGCTTGGTATCAGCAATCAAAAAGGGAGTATCCAAATGGGGATGGATGCCGACTTGATCCTCTTTGACGAAAATATCGAAGTGTCGTGGACTATGGTACAAGGGAATGTCATATATAATCAATTATAA
- a CDS encoding sialidase — MKSKSIGMTLVFLIFCARIFAQENQLWNGISSYFDVPAAFKGDFGRLTSVLKFKDGSLVANANDWQKRRLEIRKDWVSYLGEWPSIWKDQKFEVLATEDKGTYTKSTVRFYWTPNEQTIGYLLSPHKKGKLPAVVTVFYEPETSIGEGKPRRDFALQLVQRGFVTLSIGTKEASARQEFSLYYPSIDKVSVQPLSMLAYAANNAFFALANQANVDRDRIGIVGHSFGGKWAMFASCLTDNFAAAAWSDPGIAFQEDRESVNYWEPWYLGFHPKPWRSRGLITPDNPAFGPYLDMRSKGRDLHELQVLMAPRPFLVSGGSEDPVARWRVLNHSIQVNELLGQHNRVAMSNRPTHEPTDESNELIYNFFSFFLQQK; from the coding sequence ATGAAGTCTAAATCGATAGGGATGACGCTAGTCTTCCTCATTTTTTGTGCACGTATTTTTGCACAAGAAAATCAACTATGGAATGGTATTTCCAGTTATTTTGATGTACCCGCGGCCTTTAAAGGGGATTTTGGTCGATTGACTTCCGTCCTGAAGTTTAAGGATGGTAGCCTAGTAGCGAACGCTAATGATTGGCAGAAAAGAAGACTAGAGATTCGGAAAGATTGGGTGTCATATTTAGGAGAATGGCCTTCGATATGGAAGGATCAAAAATTCGAAGTACTCGCTACCGAAGATAAAGGTACGTATACTAAATCGACAGTTAGATTTTATTGGACACCTAATGAGCAAACTATAGGCTATTTGCTCTCTCCTCATAAGAAGGGAAAGCTACCCGCAGTGGTGACAGTCTTTTATGAACCAGAGACCAGTATAGGGGAGGGAAAGCCAAGACGGGATTTTGCATTGCAATTGGTTCAACGAGGTTTTGTGACCCTATCTATTGGAACTAAAGAAGCTTCAGCAAGACAAGAGTTTTCCCTGTACTACCCGAGTATCGATAAGGTCAGTGTGCAGCCTCTTTCTATGCTGGCCTATGCAGCAAATAATGCTTTTTTTGCATTGGCGAATCAAGCGAATGTAGATCGGGATAGGATTGGCATCGTGGGACATTCGTTTGGCGGTAAATGGGCCATGTTTGCATCGTGTTTGACGGACAACTTTGCGGCGGCCGCATGGTCGGATCCCGGAATTGCCTTTCAAGAAGATAGGGAGTCTGTCAATTATTGGGAGCCTTGGTATTTGGGATTCCATCCTAAACCTTGGCGTAGTAGAGGCTTGATAACTCCTGATAATCCAGCTTTTGGGCCCTATTTAGATATGCGTAGCAAAGGACGTGATCTCCACGAGCTACAGGTTTTGATGGCACCGAGACCCTTCCTTGTATCTGGAGGGTCTGAGGATCCTGTGGCACGTTGGCGGGTATTGAATCATAGTATTCAAGTTAACGAGCTTTTAGGGCAGCATAATCGGGTAGCAATGTCCAATCGTCCTACACATGAACCGACAGACGAATCGAATGAATTGATATACAACTTCTTTTCTTTCTTCCTTCAACAAAAATAA